Genomic DNA from Acomys russatus chromosome 24, mAcoRus1.1, whole genome shotgun sequence:
tctggtctgAATTCTGGCCCAGATGTAACTCACCTGACACAGGTGGGAGGCAGTGCAGTGATATGGCTGAGCATATACCTCCCTCTAGAGCCAAACTAATGAACCTACGTGCCAGTTCACTGTGAGCCTAAAAAGTTACTCCGTTTTCCAGCATCTATCTTTACAGTAAGATAATAAACCTCTGTGCCATAGGCCTGGGGAGAGAATTTAATTACTATGTAATTTAAGATTTCATTGGTCTTGCCTGCTTTGCTCTGATGTCCGCGGATGCGAACGGAGGGCTGCCACATGACGTCCCTGAGACTTCCCACTTGCCTCACTCTTCACCTCTGGCTTTCTGGAAGAGCCTCTCTGTTCTCTTGGCTCTGCATCTGCTTTGTTCCCTCAGGAGCAGAGGCACCCCTCCTTCAAGAAAAGAGCATCACCTTGGTCCTCCGTGTATAGGAACCCCCTAGCTCTTAGCAGGACCAGCCAGATCCAAAGAATCCCCATGGCAGAGACATCTTAGTGCATAAGCCCCCAAGACGTTGTGATTTCtgagagagaagcaagaggagGCGAGGACGGACAGATGGATTTAGTGTGCTGCAAAAAAGGAGCCCCCAGGCCCTTAGGTCCACTTGCCATGAGCCCCTGCTCCAAAGGTTCTTTCTAAATCAGGGTAACTGAGTTTTATCCCTCCTTCAATGCACAGCTCCCCTTCGTCACTGAGAGAAGGGTGGTGGTGATAAATATCCCCGAGTTTCGTTAAATTCAAGAATCTCTTACACAGGGAACTTCAGGGAAACTAGTTTGATTAATATTTACTGCCCGCCCACAGAGTGCTGGGCAGTCCGAGGAAGTGAGCAAACTAAAAGTACAGTCTCATCCCAGAAAAATTAAACCCGGGCCGACTCTGGGGACCCTCGTTTCTTCGGAGTGCGCTTTGGATTCTGATCCTCACAAACCATCAATATTTCTCAGTACTTGAACTCCCACTGGGCTCCCCAGGGGCCTTCTGGAAAGCTTAAGGATTAGGGGGCGGAGCGGGGTAGGCTGGGGAGGTGAGGCTGAAGGGGCGGGATGGGAGGGGGGTTACCTAGGTGCGTTCCCTACTCGGCTCCTCCGCGCAGAGACTCTTCGGGAAACCGCTTGGCACCCTGGGCGGTGGACTTTGGCTGCTCCTCCTCTCCTATCCCCAGCAAGCTCAGAGCCTCACTCCGGGGCGTGTCCTTCCTACCTCGGGCTCACAGTGGTCTGCTCAGCCGGCTCCAGCGGCAGCGGAGAGGCGGCGGTGGCAGAGCCGGAGCAGAGGTGGCGAGAGCCACCCGGGAAGCAGCGGTGGCTGCGGCCGGCACCTGTGCGTAGCAGGAGGCTCAGGGGTAGAGTGGGTGACGGCCGCTCTAAGCCACGGAAGGAGCAGGCACCTTCCAACTGGGAGCCTGCCGTTTCTATCAACCTCCAGCTGGCTGGCACGGAGGTAGCACCGAGCTGGCGACACTGGTGTGGGCAAAGATGAGCAGCAACAGCTAGAGGCCTCGGGACAGGTTAACGTCCAAGAGTAGAAAGGAGAGGCCAGGGGTGCCCTGGACCATGGCAGCCTCCCACCTGGACTTCGGGGAGGTGGAAACTTTCTTGGATAGGCACCCTGAGTTGTTTGAAGATTATTTGATGCGGAAAGGGAAACAGGAGCTGGTGGACAAGTGGCTACAAAGGCACAGTTCGGGACAGGGGGCTTCAAGCCTGAGGCCTGCCCTGACTGGCGCTAGCAGCTTGGCTcagggcagtggcagaggcagcaccGGCATAGGTGGTGGTGCTGGACCACAGGGCTCTGCCAATAACCATCCCATACCTGGTGGTGGGGAAAATGCCGGAGTTCCCTTGAGTCCCAGTTGGGCTGGTTGCAGCCGGGGGACCGATGGCAGCCTGCAGAGAAGAGCTTCGCAGAAAGAGCTGCGGAAGAGCTTTGCCCGCTCCAAAGCCATCCATGTGAACAGGACCTACGATGAACAGGTGACCTCACGGGCTCAGGAGCCCTTGAGCAGTGTCCGGCGGAGAGCCCTGCTCAGAAAGGCCAGCTCTCTGCCCCCCACCACAGCTCACATTCTCAGTGCCCTGTTGGAATCGAGGGTGAATCTGCCTCAGTATCCCCCTACGGCCATCGACTACAAATGCCACCTGAAAAAGCATAACGAGCGCCAGTTTTTCCTGGAATTGGTCAAGGATATCTCCAATGACCTTGACCtcaccagcctgagctacaagatcCTCATCTTTGTCTGTCTCATGGTGGACGCTGACCGTTGCTCTCTCTTCTTAGTGGAGGGAGCAGCTGCTGGCAAGAAGACTTTGGTCTCCAAGTTTTTTGACGTGCATGCCGGAACCCCACTGCTCCCCTGCAGCAGCACAGAGAACTCAAATGAGGTGCAGGTCCCCTGGGGCAAAGGCATCATTGGCTATGTCGGGGAACATGGAGAAACAGTCAACATTCCCGATGCCTACCAGGTAGGGCTTTGCTTGTCCGCTGCTCCCCAGCCCACTGGCTTGGCGTCCATGCCTTCCCTCGTCCTTTGACAACCAGAACCACTTTTATCTAGACCTTTTGCAAAAACAGTCTCGCTGTTTAAGTTCCTTCTTGAGTTTACTTGGTATTGCATCATCTTCGATGGAGTGGTCTTTTCCTAGCACAATGGCTTATGGGAAATTCATAGATAACTCTCTGTCAAGAGAGTAGCCTTAAGAACATGGCTGTATGGTTTTAGGACTGCTAGAAAGAGGTGTCGCCTCTAGAATCTCGGTGATAATCTTGGAGAAAATGGGTGTTATTTTTGTCTCTGGTGTTTGTGGCTGGGAGAGGGGGTGTTGTGGTGGTTGGAAGGAGTAAAGACAGGGGAAtactgaacctctgagccatttggGCCCTCTTCATAGCTGCTTCAGTGAAGTTTGAAGAGGATGGACGAATAAAGGGACTAGTCATTTTCAAGCTTGGATTCAGCAGGCAGCttttaatgggggtgggggtggtgacaAGTAGTGTTTTAGTTTGTAAAATGCccccactggtgtgtgtgtgtgtgtgtgtgtgtgtgtgtgtgtgtgtgtgtgtgtgtgtatatatatatatatatatacatatatatatatatattttttaaagcaattccCACAGCAATACGCATAGCAGACATGCTAGATTCAATCAGAAAAGCAAGCCCAGCATGCTGTTGTCTGgtttttctgtcttcatcttcGCAGTGATTTGAACTTGATGTTGGACGCTGGACCTGAAAGGCAGTCAGTTCTCATTCCTTCAGTCCCGGTGTGGTGGGGCTGGGTGTAACTTTCTGTGAAATTTCCTCAGGGTTCCTCAGAATGGACAGCTCCTATGCTTGTGGTCATTTCATGACTGCATCTTGTCTCGTAGAGATGTGTGTTTCTCTGGAGTTGGCTACTGAGCACAGCAGCAAAAATTGTGGGAGGGACATTTACTCTCTGCTCCATCTGAAAGTTCACAATCCTCATGTTTTTCTGTGAGATGTCTGTCTGTCAACATGACCCTTTAACATTGAGGAATGCCTGAGGAAATATTTCGTTTTGTTAACTTTTGTTACTGATTAGCTACATTATTCATTATATCCTTATTGATGACTTTGGTAAGTTGGGAACGAGCAGCCTAATTATGATTTTCAACAAATGCCCATTTCTATGTAGCTCTAGAAAGCATGAGAGGAAATGGAAATATTTCATAATTGATATGTCAAAGAGCCAATAAAATCCCAGAAAGATCAtgaattcttttttactttcccCACACCCCCATTGTATGCCTGAGCTATAGAAATACTTCCTGACTGAATTGGATCACACTTGTAGAACCTTGAACAGCTCTCTTTTCATTGCTTTTACATTTCTTATTCACCCATAATTGATTTTCCCCTATCTCTATGG
This window encodes:
- the LOC127206867 gene encoding dual 3',5'-cyclic-AMP and -GMP phosphodiesterase 11A — encoded protein: MAASHLDFGEVETFLDRHPELFEDYLMRKGKQELVDKWLQRHSSGQGASSLRPALTGASSLAQGSGRGSTGIGGGAGPQGSANNHPIPGGGENAGVPLSPSWAGCSRGTDGSLQRRASQKELRKSFARSKAIHVNRTYDEQVTSRAQEPLSSVRRRALLRKASSLPPTTAHILSALLESRVNLPQYPPTAIDYKCHLKKHNERQFFLELVKDISNDLDLTSLSYKILIFVCLMVDADRCSLFLVEGAAAGKKTLVSKFFDVHAGTPLLPCSSTENSNEVQVPWGKGIIGYVGEHGETVNIPDAYQDRRFNDEIDKLTGYKTKSLLCMPIRNSDGEIIGVAQAINKIPEGAPFTEDDEKVRFHA